One genomic segment of Syngnathus acus chromosome 1, fSynAcu1.2, whole genome shotgun sequence includes these proteins:
- the usp34 gene encoding ubiquitin carboxyl-terminal hydrolase 34 isoform X11: protein MCENCAELVEVLNEISDADGGSEGGFQLKKEHALRVLAHISSWTQRQCLCCFKEYKHLEVFNQLVYALINLVVGQIAGLRDRLCRLRAPEGAADCDQRGPRRPASPGEDEPVNVERDSAEEEDAQSPGADLNRKQAEEEEEEDDDDEEEDGGDGGELDAFSSWSTDEREKLLLCAAKIFQIQFPLYTAYKHNTHPTIEDIPAHESSILGSFCDMNDVEVPLHLLRYVCLFCGKHGLSLMKECFQAATPDSLPFPIAHAFISIVSNIRIWLHIPAVMQHIIPFRSYVIRYLCQLSDQDLRQSAARNMADLMWSTVKEPLDSALCFDKESLDLAYKYFMSPTLTMRLAGLSQITNQLHTFNDVCNNESLVSDTETSIAKDLADWLIHNSVIEHLFGPNLHIEIIKQCQVILNFLAAEGRLSTQHVDCIWAAAQLKHCSRYIHDLFPSLIKNLDPAPLRHVLNLVSGLHPSAHTEQTLYLASMLIKALWNNALAAKAQVSKQSSFASLLNTNMAVGNKKGSPAASPDSSDTQRSAGSDMDEQMMSGGKRGQHRLSDTEESMQGSSDETANSAEEGSSGPGSTSGRSDASSNEVASSGASQSAGSPASNVHSDDMADSEALKEDEDEEDDDDDDEEDEEEDEEDDDDDEEEDEEEEVSADSRSHKAEKDPRDQGESRKRKAGEALSDGAKAKVLPFSPETSAIMAAAAAAASTSLENRMRMMDTCVASSSAQTSQVPDVSPRQGGAGPQDPSCVARPANFLGEAMGGEIFNCRRFIGPQHHHHHHHHHHHNHHHDGPTVEDMLSTDDVSCSSSQVSAKSEKNMADFDGEESGCEEELVQINSHAELSSHLQQHLPNLASIYHEHLVQGPAVHKHQHSGGHAVADVNLDNVCKKGNTLLWDLVQDDDASHLSEGLINEAEKLLCSLVCWFTDRQIRMRFIEGCLDNLAHHRSVVVSLRLLPKLFGTFQQFGSSYDTHWITMWAEKELHMMKLFFDNLQHYIQEVRQQRHKFALYSHSAEVQVRLQFLTCVFSTLGSPDHFRLSLEQVDILWHCLVEDAECYDDALHWFLNQVRSKDQHAMGMETYKHLFLEKMPQLKPETISMTGLNLFQHLCNLARLATSALDNAANCELCGMDQLWGIALRAQSADISRAAIQYINSYYINAGKTGLEKEQEFIRKCMESLLMASANLEKDPQSGLTSIERGLLMLKTHLEAFRRRFAYHLRQWQIEGTGIGSHLKALSDKQSLPLRIVCQPAGLPDKMTIEMYPSDQVADLRAEVTHWYENLQKEQMNQQAQLQEFGQSGRQPGDFSGGLMGPVRMISSGHELTTDYDEKTLHELGFKDMQMVFVSLGAPRRERKGEGVQLPASCLPPPQKEHIPMLLLLQEPHLTTLFDLLEMLACFKAPSPTHAERHHAPEMARCEELHLHAENLSRRVWELLMLLPTCPKMLRAFQNISDDGPDEGPCWKELLRMKSAHKLLYALEIIEALGKPNRRIHRESTGSYSDLYPDSDDSSEDQIENSKNSWSCKFVSSGGLQLLLEIFNSAILEPKDRESWTVWLLDCLACLLKLICQFAVDPADLDLAYHDVFSWSGLADGQRKRSWPGKSRKSAVDHGKSLHIPRLTEVFLSLVQGTNLIERLINVAYTYDNLAHRVLKAQSDHRSRHEVTHYSMWLLVSWAHCSSSVKSSLADSERLQDWLRKLTLLVPEAAVRHEACNGLYKLSLSGLEGGESINRSFLLLAASTLLKFLPDAQAVKPIRMEDYEEEPPLRSGCKEYFWLLCKLIDNIHVKDATQSTLLDLDALARHLADCIRSREMLDQQDGSVEDDGLTGLLRLATSVLKHKPPFKFSREGQDFLRDVHNLLFLLPSLADRAQPKCKSHAARAAAYDLLVETVKGSADNYRLLHNWVMSQHMQASHAPYKWDYWPHEDVRAECRFVGLTNLGATCYLASTIQQLYMIPEARQAIFTAKYAEEIKHKTTLLELQKMFTYLMESERKAYNPRPFCKTYTMDKQPLNTGEQKDMTEFFTDLITKIEEMSHELKDTVKTLFGGVITNNVVSLDCDHVSQTAEEFYTVRCQVADMKNIYESLDEVTIKDTLEGDNMYTCSHCGKKVRAEKRACFKKLPGILSFNTMRYTFNMVTMMKEKVNTHFSFPLRLDMTPYTEHFLMAKGEPKEGESKASESSEYDLIGVTVHTGTADGGHYYSFIRDIVNPHAYKNNKWYLFNDAEVKPFDSAQLASECFGGEMTTKTYDSVTDKFMDFSFEKTHSAYMLFYKRVELQEDAAKEFTFDVSPDLLEWIWHDNMQFLQDKNIFEHTYFGFMWHLCSSIPSTLPDPKAISLMTAKLSTSFVLETFIHSKEKPTMLQWIELLTKQFNNSQAACEWFLDRMADDNWWPMQILIKCPNQIVRQMFQRLCIHVIQRLRPVHAHLYLQPGMEDGSDDMDGSVEDIGSRSCVTRFVKTLLSIMEHGVKPHSKHLTEYFAFLYEFAKMGEEESQFLLSLQAISIMVHFYMGTKGPENLQVEVLSEEEGEEEDEEEDILSLAEEKYRPAALEKMIALVALLVEQSRSERHLTLSQSDMAALTGGKGFPFLFQHIRDGINIRQTCNLIFSLCRYNNRLAEHIVSMLFTSIAKLTPEAANPFFKLLTMLMEFVGGPPGMPSFATYILQRIWEVIEYNPSQCLDWLAGQTPRNKLAHSWVLQNMENWVERFLLAHNYPRVRTSAAYLLVSLIPSNSFRQMFRSTRSLHLPTRELPLSPDTTAVLHQVYNLLLGLLARAKLYVDASVHGNTKLVQYFSFMTYCLISKTEKLMFSLYFMDLWNLFQPKLSEPAIATNHNKQALLSFWYNVCVDCSENVRLVVQNPAVTKNIAFNYILADHDDQEVVLFNRGMLPAYYGILRMCCEQSPAFTRQLASHQNIQWAFKNLTPHASQYPRAVEELFNLMQLFAAQRMDMREDEVEDVKQFKKTTISCYLRCLDGRSCWTTLISAFRVLLENDEDRLLVVFNRGLVLMTESFNTLHMMYHEATACHVTGDLVELLSIFLSVLKATRPYLQRKDVKQALIQWQERIDFAHKLLTLLNSYSPPELRNACLDVLKEVLLLSPHDFLHTLVPFLQHNHFTYHHSNIPMSPGPYLPCRENMKLLGAKSNVRPPRPELNMCLLPSMVESAKGKDEVYDGMLLDYFLPYQQFIHLVCRVAINCEKFTDTLVKLSVLMAYEGLPLHLALFPKLWTELCQSQSLLSKTCVKLLCDDAAFSEYIKRVLMDDRGFLNNNTIYAFLTCFLHKVQVLSGASCCSLAGVLVASVLSERGGLRPELASDWPQLSKTAGQLNADLRALTLLLSVQSPPTLDPALGPALQELTTRCHLCVQRRDALADACRHRRNDEEEGAIPVKRRRVSSDDEDDEVPSTSAAGLPPSCGEASAGPPPCPESSKSERQGALTPTSTSDTETRDSSSLIDPGTEQDPPSPPDAAPPSCPAEPAPAAALSPSQTAPSPKADKMAEREDPDQRAADPQAPPLQEDAALSAGEGTEDVLDALCRTLEAAVTAVTKVTAKDPPSS from the exons ATGTGTGAAAACTGCGCCGAGCTGGTGGAGGTTCTGAACGAAA TTTCGGACGCGGATGGCGGCAGCGAGGGCGGCTTCCAGCTGAAGAAGGAACATGCGCTGCGAGTATTGGCTCACATCAGCTCGTGGACGCAGAG ACAATGTCTGTGCTGCTTCAAGGAGTACAAGCACCTGGAGGTCTTCAACCAGCTGGTGTACGCGCTCATCAACCTGGTGGTGGGACAGATCGCCGGCCTCAGGGACCGCCTGTGCCGCCTGCGGGCCCCTGAGGGGGCCGCTGACTGCGACCAACGGGGCCCCCGCCGGCCGGCCTCGCCCGGCGAAGACGAGCCCGTCAACGTGGAGCGGGActcggcggaggaggaggacgccCAGTCCCCGGGCGCCGACCTGAACCGGAAGCaggccgaggaggaggaggaggaggacgacgacgatgaggaggaggacggcGGCGATGGCGGCGAGCTTGACGCATTCAGCTCGTGGAGCACGGACGAGCGAGAGAAGCTGCTGCTGTGCGCCGCCAAGATCTTCCAGATCCAGTTCCCGCTCTACACGGCTTACAAACACAACACGCACCCCACCATCGAG gACATACCTGCTCACGAGAGCAGCATCCTGGGCTCCTTTTGTGACATGAAT GACGTGGAGGTTCCTTTGCACCTTCTGCGCTACGTTTGCCTCTTCTGCGGCAAGCACGGCCTCTCTCTGATGAAGGAATGTTTCCAGGCCGCCACGCCCGACAGCCTCCCCTTCCCCATCGCGCACGCTTTCATCAGCATCGTGTCGAAC ATCCGGATATGGCTTCACATTCCGGCCGTCATGCAGCACATCATCCCCTTCCGCTCCTACGTCATACG GTACCTGTGCCAGCTCTCGGACCAGGACCTGCGTCAGAGCGCGGCGCGCAACATGGCCGACCTGATGTGGAGCACGGTGAAGGAGCCCCTGGACAGCGCGCTGTGCTTCGACAAGGAGAGCCTGGACCTGGCCTACAAGTACTTCATGTCGCCCACGCTCACCATGAGGCTGGCCGGACTCAGTCAGATCACT AACCAGCTGCACACTTTTAACGACGTCTGCAACAACGAGTCTCTCGTGTCCGACACTGAAAC GTCGATCGCCAAGGATCTGGCCGACTGGTTGATACACAACAGCGTGATCGAGCACCTTTTTGGACCCAATTTGCACATTGAG ATCATCAAACAGTGCCAAGTGATCCTTAACTTCCTGGCTGCGGAAGGCCGACTCAGCACGCAGCACGTGGACTGCATTTGGGCCGCGGCTCAG CTGAAGCACTGCAGCCGCTACATCCACGACCTTTTCCCTTCCCTCATCAAGAACTTGGACCCGGCGCCCCTTCGCCACGTCCTCAACTTGGTCTCGGGTCTGCACCCCAGCGCGCACACCGAACAG ACGCTCTACTTGGCCTCCATGCTCATCAAGGCTCTGTGGAACAACGCCCTGGCCGCCAAAGCCCAGGTGTCCAAGCAGAGCTCCTTCGCCTCGCTGCTCAACACCAACATGGCCGTGGGCAACAAGAAGG GCTCTCCGGCCGCCAGCCCCGACAGCAGCGACACGCAGCGCAGCGCCGGCAGCGACATGGACGAGCAGATGATGTCGGGCGGCAAGCGCGGACAGCATCGGCTTTCCGACACCGAG GAGTCGATGCAGGGCAGCTCGGACGAGACGGCCAACAGCGCCGAGGAAGGCAGCAGCGGGCCGGGCAGCACCAGCGGCCGCAGCGACGCCTCCAGCAACGAGGTGGCCTCCAGCGGAGCCAGCCAGTCGGCCGGCAGCCCCGCCAGCAACGTCCACTCGGACGACATGGCCGACAGCGAGGCCCTGaaggaggatgaggacgaggaagatgacgacgacgacgatgaggaagacgaggaggaggacgaggaggacgacgatgatgatgaagaggaggacgaggaagaAGAGGTGTCTGCTGACAGCAGGTCGCACAAGGCGGAG AAGGACCCCCGGGACCAAGGGGAGTCACGCAAGAGGAAAGCGGGCGAGGCTCTGAGCGACGGCGCAAAAGCCAAGGTCCTCCCCTTCAGCCCGGAGACGTCCGCCATCAtggctgctgccgccgccgctgcgtCCACCTCCCTGGAGAATCGTATGCGGATGATGGACACGTGCGTGGCGTCCTCGTCCGCGCAGACCTCCCAGGTGCCTGACGTCAGTCCCCGCCAGGGAGGGGCCGGGCCTCAGGATCCATCCTGCGTGGCCCGGCCCGCCAACTTCCTGGGCGAGGCCATGGGCGGGGAAATCTTCAACTGCCGGCGCTTCATTGGCCCccagcatcatcatcaccaccaccatcatcatcatcataaccACCATCACGATGG GCCCACGGTGGAGGACATGCTGAGCACGGACGACGTGAGCTGCAGCAGCTCGCAGGTCAGCGCCAAGTCGGAAAAGAACATGGCCGACTTTGACGGCGAGGAGTCGGGCTGCGAAGAAGAGCTGGTCCAGATCAATTCGCACGCCGAGCTCAGCTCACACCTGCAGCAGCACCTCCCCAACCTGGCGTCCATCTACCACGAGCACCTGGTGCAAG GGCCGGCCGTGCACAAGCATCAGCACTCGGGCGGCCACGCCGTCGCCGACGTCAACCTGGACAACGTCTGCAAGAAGGGCAACACGCTGCTGTGGGACCTGGTGCAGGACGACGACGCC AGCCACCTGTCGGAGGGTCTGATCAACGAGGCCGAGAAGCTGCTCTGCTCGCTGGTGTGCTGGTTCACCGACCGGCAGATCCGCATGCGCTTCATCGAGGGCTGCCTGGACAACCTGGCGCACCACCG GTCCGTGGTGGTCTCGCTGAGGCTCCTCCCCAAGCTCTTCGGCACCTTCCAGCAATTCGGCTCCAGCTACGACACGCACTGGATCACCAT GTGGGCCGAGAAGGAGCTGCACATGATGAAGCTGTTCTTCGACAACCTCCAGCACTACATCCAGGAGGTCCGGCAGCAACGCCACAAGTTTGCGCT GTACAGTCACAGTGCGGAGGTGCAGGTGCGCCTTCAGTTCCTCACGTGCGTTTTCTCCACGCTGGGATCTCCAGACCACTTCA GACTGAGTCTGGAGCAGGTGGACATCCTGTGGCACTGCCTGGTGGAGGACGCCGAGTGCTACGACGACGCCCTGCACTGGTTCCTCAACCAGGTGCGCAGCAAGGACCAGCACGCCATGGGCATGGAGACCTACAAGCACCTTTTCCTGGAGAAG ATGCCTCAGCTGAAGCCGGAGACCATCAGCATGACGGGCTTGAACCTCTTCCAGCACCTTTGCAACCTGGCCCGGCTGGCCACCAGCGCACTGGACAACGCCGCCAACTGCGAG CTGTGCGGCATGGACCAGCTGTGGGGCATCGCCCTCCGAGCTCAGTCGGCCGACATCAGCCGCGCCGCCATCCAGTACATCAACTCCTACTACATCAACG CGGGCAAGACGGGCCTGGAGAAGGAGCAGGAGTTTATCCGCAAGTGCATGGAGAGTCTGCTGATGGCGTCGGCCAACCTGGAGAAGGACCCCCAGTCGGGCCTGACCAGCATCGAGAGGGGCCTGCTTATGCTCAAGACGCACCTGGAGGCCTTCAGGCGCAG GTTCGCCTACCACCTGCGCCAGTGGCAGATCGAGGGCACGGGCATCGGCAGCCACCTCAAGGCGCTCAGCGACAAACAATCGTTGCCGCTCAGGATCGTCTGTCAGCCCGCCGGACTTCCCGACAAG ATGACCATCGAGATGTACCCCAGCGATCAGGTGGCAGACCTGCGCGCAGAAGTGACCCACTGGTACGAAAACCTGCAAAAGGAGCAGATGAACCAGCAGGCGCAGCTGCAGGAGTTCGGCCAGAGCGGCCGGCAGCCGGGAGACTTCTCAG GGGGTCTGATGGGACCCGTCCGTATGATCTCGTCGGGCCACGAACTGACCACAGACTACGACGAGAAGACTCTTCATGAGCTGGGCTTCAAGGACATGCAG ATGGTGTTTGTGTCTCTGGGGGCGCCTCGGCGCGAGCGCAAAGGCGAAGGCGTGCAGCTGCCGGCGTCGTGCCTGCCTCCCCCGCAGAAGGAGCACATCcccatgctgctgctgctacagGAGCCGCATCTCACCACGCTCTTTGACCTGCTGGAGATGCTGGCCTGCTTCAAGGCACCCAGCCCCACCCACGCCGAACGCCACCACGCTCCCGAG atGGCTCGCTGCGAGGAACTGCACCTACACGCCGAGAACCTTTCTCGCCGCGTTTGGGAGCTTCTCATGCTGCTGCCCACGTGTCCCAAGATGCTACGGGCCTTCCAGAACATCTCGGACGACGGCCCG GACGAAGGGCCGTGCTGGAAGGAGCTGCTGAGGATGAAAAGTGCCCACAAGCTTCTGTACGCGCTGGAGATCATCGAAGCACTTGGCAAGCCCAACAGGCGCATCCATAGGGAGTCCACG ggcagCTACAGCGACTTGTACCCCGACTCGGACGACTCTAGCGAGGACCAGAttgaaaacagcaaaaactCGTGGAGCTGCAAg TTTGTTTCATCTGGCGGTCTGCAGCTGCTCCTGGAGATCTTCAACTCCGCCATCCTGGAGCCCAAAGACCGGGAGTCCTGGACTGTG TGGCTGCTGGACTGCCTGGCTTGCCTGCTGAAGCTCATCTGCCAATTTGCCGTGGACCCCGCCGACCTGGACCTGGCCTACCACGACGTCTTCTCCTGGTCCGGCCTCGCCGATGGCCAACGCAAGCGGTCCTGGCCGGGGAAGTCGCGCAAGTCCGCCGTAGATCACGGCAAAAGTCTTCACATCCCCAGACTCACCGAG GTGTTCCTCAGCCTGGTCCAAGGAACCAACCTGATCGAGCGGCTCATCAACGTGGCCTACACCTACGACAACCTGGCGCACAG AGTTCTGAAGGCCCAGTCGGATCACCGGTCTCGACATGAAG TGACTCACTACTCCATGTGGCTGCTGGTGAGCTGGGCCCACTGCTCGTCGTCCGTCAAGTCCAGCCTAGCCGACAGCGAGCGTCTGCAAGACTGGCTCAGGAAACTCACCCTGCTGGTGCCCGAG gCGGCGGTGCGTCACGAGGCGTGCAACGGCCTCTACAAGCTCTCCCTCTCGGGCCTGGAAGGCGGCGAGTCCATCAACAGATCTTTCCTGCTGCTCGCCGCATCCACGCTGCTCAAGTTTCTGCCCGACGCGCAAGCTGTCAAACCTATCagg ATGGAGGACTACGAGGAGGAGCCGCCCCTCAGAAGCGGTTGCAAAGAATACTTTTGGCTGCTGTGCAAGCTCATCGACAACATCCACGTCAAAGACGCCACCCAG AGTACCCTGCTGGACCTGGACGCGTTGGCGCGACACCTGGCAGACTGCATACGAAG CCGCGAGATGCTGGACCAGCAGGACGGCAGCGTGGAGGACGACGGCCTGACTGGTCTGCTGCGGCTGGCCACCAGCGTCCTCAAGCACAAGCCCCCGTTCAAGTTCTCCCGCGAGGGCCAGGACTTCCTGCGCGACGTGCAcaacctcctcttcctgctgCCCAGCCTGGCCGACCGCGCCCAGCCCAAGTGCAAGTCGCACGCCGCCCGCGCCGCCGCCTACGACCTGCTGGTGGAGACGGTCAAGGGCTCGGCCGACAACTACCGCCTGCTTCACAACTGGGTCATGTCCCAGCACATGCAGG CCTCGCACGCTCCGTACAAGTGGGACTACTGGCCTCACGAGGACGTGCGCGCCGAGTGTCGCTTTGTGGGCCTCACCAACCTGGGCGCCACCTGCTACCTGGCGTCCACCATCCAGCAGCTCTACATGATCCCCGAAGCCCGCCAGGCCATCTTCACCGCCAAG TACGCCGAAGAGATCAAACACAAGACCACCCTGCTGGAGCTCCAGAAGATGTTCACCTACTTGATG GAGAGCGAGAGGAAGGCGTACAACCCGCGGCCCTTTTGCAAGACGTACACCATGGACAAGCAGCCGCTCAACACGGGAGAGCAGAAGGACATGACTGAGTTCTTCACCGACCTCATCACCAAGATTGAGGAGATGTCGCACGAGCTG AAGGACACGGTGAAGACTCTGTTTGGCGGCGTCATCACCAACAACGTGGTCTCTCTG GACTGCGACCACGTGAGCCAGACGGCCGAGGAGTTCTACACGGTCAGGTGTCAGGTGGCCGACATGAAGAACATCTAT GAGTCTCTGGACGAGGTGACCATCAAGGACACGCTGGAGGGCGACAACATGTACACGTGCTCCCACTGCGGGAAGAAGGTCCGTGCGGAGAAAAG GGCTTGTTTCAAGAAGCTTCCGGGCATCCTGAGCTTCAACACCATGCGCTACACTTTCAACATGGTCACCATGATGAAGGAGAAAGTCAACACGCACTTCTCCTTCCCGCTGCGTCTCGACATGACGCCCTACACCGAACACTTCCTCATGGCCAAAGGGGAACCCAAAGAAG GCGAGTCCAAGGCGTCCGAGAGTTCCGAGTACGACCTGATCGGCGTGACGGTGCACACGGGCACGGCGGACGGCGGCCATTACTACAGCTTCATACGAGACATCGTCAACCCTCACGCGTACAAGAACAACAAGTG GTACTTGTTCAACGACGCCGAGGTGAAACCCTTCGACTCGGCACAGCTCGCGTCCGAGTGCTTCGGCGGAGAGATGACG ACCAAAACGTACGACTCGGTCACCGACAAGTTCATGGACTTCTCCTTTGAGAAG ACGCACAGCGCCTACATGCTGTTCTACAAACGCGTGGAGCTTCAGGAGGACGCCGCCAAGGAGTTCACCTTTGACGTTTCGCCGGACCTGCTGGAG TGGATCTGGCACGACAACATGCAGTTCCTCCAGGACAAGAACATATTTGAGCACACCTACTTTGG CTTCATGTGGCATCTGTGCAGCAGCATCCCCAGCACGCTGCCCGACCCCAAAGCCATCTCCCTCATGACGGCAAAG CTCAGCACCTCGTTTGTTCTGGAGACCTTCATTCATTCCAAGGAAAAG CCCACTATGCTGCAGTGGATTGAACTCCTCACCAAACAGTTCAACAACAGCCAGGCAGCTTGTGag TGGTTTTTGGACAGGATGGCAGACGACAACTGGTGGCCCATGCAGATCCTCATCAAGTGTCCCAATCAGATTGTCAGACAG ATGTTCCAGAGGTTGTGCATCCACGTCATCCAGAGGCTGCGTCCGGTCCACGCTCACCTCTACCTGCAGCCAGGCATGGAGGATGG GTCCGACGACATGGACGGGTCAGTGGAGGACATCGGCAGCCGCTCGTGCGTGACTCGCTTCGTCAAGACGCTGCTGTCCATCATGGAGCACGGGGTCAAGCCGCACAGCAAACACCTCACCGAGTACTTTGCCTTCCTCTACGAGTTTGCCAAGAtgggagaggaggag AGCCAATTCCTGCTGTCGCTGCAAGCCATCTCCATCATGGTGCACTTCTACATGGGCACCAAAGGACCGGAAAAC CTACAGGTGGAGGTTCTGTCAGAGgaggaaggtgaggaggaggacgaggaggaggacatcCTGTCCCTCGCCGAGGAGAAGTATCGCCCGGCCGCTCTGGAGAAGATGATTGCCCTTGTCGCGCTCCTGGTGGAGCAGTCGCGCTCCGAGCG ACACCTGACGCTGTCCCAAAGCGACATGGCGGCGCTGACGGGCGGCAAAGGTTTCCCCTTCCTCTTCCAGCACATCCGAGACGGCATCAACATCCGGCAGACGTGCAACCTCATCTTCAGCCTCTGTCGCTACAACAACCGCCTGGCCGAGCAC ATCGTGTCCATGCTCTTCACCTCCATCGCCAAGCTGACGCCTGAG GCTGCTAATCCTTTCTTCAAGCTGCTCACCATGCTGATGGAGTTTGTAGGCGGCCCCCCGGGAATGCCCTCCTTCGCCACGTACATCCTGCAGAGGATCTGGGAG GTGATCGAGTACAACCCGTCCCAGTGTCTGGACTGGCTGGCGGGGCAAACTCCTCGGAACAAGCTGGCCCACAGCTGGGTTCTGCAGAACATGGAGAACTGGGTGGAACGCTTCCTGCTGGCCCACAACTACCCTCGCGTGCGCACCT CGGCGGCGTACCTGCTGGTGTCGCTGATCCCCAGCAACTCCTTCCGTCAGATGTTCCGCTCCACGCGCTCGCTGCACCTGCCCACGCGCGAACTGCCGCTGTCGCCCGACACCACGGCCGTGCTGCACCAGGTCTACAACCTCCTGCTGGGCCTGCTGGCCCGCGCCAAGCTCTACGTGGACGCCAGCGTGCACGGCAACACCAAGCTGGTGCAGTACTTCAGCTTCATGACCTACTGCCTCATCTCCAAGACGGAGAAGCTCATGTTCTCCCTCTACTTCATGGACCTGTGGAACCTCTTCCAG CCTAAACTGTCGGAGCCGGCCATCGCCACCAACCACAACAAGCAGGCGCTGTTGTCCTTCTGGTACAACGTGTGCGTGGACTGCAGCGAAAACGTCCGGCTGGTGGTTCAGAACCCGGCCGTGACCAAGAACATCGCTTTCAACTACATTCTGGCTGACCACGACGACCAGGAGGTGGTGCTGTTCAACCGCGGCATGCTGCCCGCCTACTATGGCATCCTACGCATGTGCTGCGAGCAGTCGCCCGCCTTCACGCGCCAGCTGGCCTCCCACCAGAACATCCAGTGGGCCTTCAAGAACCTGACGCCGCACGCCAGCCAGTATCCCCGG GCGGTGGAGGAGCTCTTCAACCTCATGCAGCTGTTCGCAGCGCAGCGAATGGACATGCGGGAGGACGAGGTGGAGGACGTCAAACAGTTCAAGAAGACCACCATCAGCTGCTACCTCAGATGTCTGGACGGACGCTCGTGCTGGACCACCCTCATCAG CGCCTTCCGGGTCCTGCTGGAGAACGACGAGGACCGACTGCTGGTGGTCTTCAACCGAGGCCTGGTCCTCATGACGGAG TCGTTCAACACGCTGCACATGATGTACCACGAGGCCACCGCCTGCCACGTCACCGGAGACCTGGTGGAGCTGCTCTCCATCTTCCTGTCGGTGCTCAAGGCCACCAGGCCCTACCTGCAGCGCAAAG ATGTCAAGCAGGCTCTGATCCAGTGGCAGGAGAGGATTGACTTTGCCCACAAGCTCCTCACGCTGCTCAACTCGTACAGCCCACCCGAGCTTCGCAATGCGTGCCTGG ACGTGCTGAAGGAAGTGCTTCTGCTCAGCCCGCACGATTTCCTGCACACGCTGGTGCCCTTCCTGCAACACAACCACTTTACGTACCACCACAGCAACATTCCCA TGTCGCCGGGCCCGTACCTGCCCTGCCGTGAGAACATGAAGCTGTTGGGGGCCAAGAGCAACGTCCGCCCCCCGAGGCCCGAACTCAACATGTGTCTGCTGCCGTCCATGGTGGAGAGCGCAAAG GGCAAGGACGAGGTGTACGACGGCATGCTGCTGGACTACTTCCTGCCGTACCAGCAGTTCATTCACCTTGTGTGTCGCGTGGCCATCAACTGCGAGAAGTTCACCGACACGCTGGTCAAGCTGA GTGTGCTGATGGCGTACGAAGGACTTCCTTTGCACCTTGCGCTCTTCCCTAAACTCTGGACAGAACTGTGCCAGTCGCAG TCGCTGCTGTCCAagacctgcgtgaagctgctGTGCGATGACGCCGCCTTCAGCGAGTACATCAAGCGCGTCCTGATGGATGATCGGGGCTTCCTCAACAACAACACCATCTACGCCTTCCTCACGTGCTTCCTGCACAag GTGCAGGTGTTGTCGGGCGCCAGCTGCTGCAGCCTGGCGGGCGTGTTGGTGGCCAGCGTGCTGAGCGAGCGCGGTGGCCTGCGGCCCGAGCTCGCCTCTGATTGGCCGCAGCTCAGCAAGACCGCCGGCCAGCTCAACGCG GATCTTCGGGCGTTGACGCTGTTGCTGTCGGTGCAGTCGCCACCGACCCTCGACCCCGCCCTGGGCCCCGCCCTTCAAGAACTGACGACGCGGTGTCACCTTTGTGTGCAGCGCCGCGACGCGCTGGCGGACGCgtgccgccaccgccgcaaCGACG AGGAGGAGGGCGCCATCCCCGTGAAACGGCGGCGCGTGAGCAGCGATGACGAAGACGACGAGGTGCCCAGCACGTCCGCCGCCGGCCTGCCCCCATCTTGCGGCGAAGCCAGCGCCGGCCCGCCGCCGTGCCCAGAGTCATCCAAGTCCGAGCGGCAAGGGGCGCTGACGCCCACGAGCACCTCCGACACGGAGACGCGGGACTCCTCATCCCTCATCGACCCGGGCACCGAGCAGGACCCCCCGTCCCCGCCCGACGCCGCCCCCCCGTCGTGCCCCGCGGAGCCCGCACCCGCCGCTGCCCTGTCCCCCTCGCAAACCGCTCCCTCCCCAAAAGCGGACAAGATGGCGGAACGGGAAGACCCGGACCAGAGAGCGGCCGACCCCCAGGCCCCGCCCCTCCAGGAAGACGCCGCCCTCTCAGCGGGGGAGGGAACAGAGGACGTGCTGGACGCATTGTGCAGGACACTAGAAGCTGCCGTCACCGCGGTTACCAAAGTGACTGCGAAAGACCCGCCCTCCTCGTGA